The proteins below come from a single Bacteroidales bacterium WCE2004 genomic window:
- a CDS encoding Acyl-CoA hydrolase, whose translation MKPVNFVSADEAVSHIPSHCHVHLSSVASVPHILIQALCRRADAGDVTDLHFHHFHTEGPAPYSEPRYEGIFFEQGFFVGPNVRKNVNAGYADYLPVHLGESQKLYRDGYIKLGAALVNVSLPDEQGRVSLGTSVDCSVAAIETADLVIGVVNPNVPFAYGDLIPLEKFDYLVQDDAPLVTAAFAEPTPTEVLIGKNCAALVEDGDCIQMGIGALPNALAAQLGGHKHLGLHTEMFADGLLRLIKAGVIDGTNKRIDTGKVVASFLLGSQEVYSFIDHNPDVLMRDIKYVNDPYMIRQNPGMKAINSAVEVDLTGQISADSIGTRIFSGTGGQVDFVRGATMSEGGKSITAFASRTVKGKNKIVAELNAGAGVVTPRADAHWIVTEYGAVDLYGKSLQERAKLLIGIAHPDDREMLDRQAFERFGPHWHNFSI comes from the coding sequence ATGAAGCCCGTGAACTTCGTTTCCGCCGACGAGGCGGTCAGTCACATCCCCTCCCATTGCCACGTCCACCTGAGCAGCGTCGCCAGTGTCCCCCACATCCTGATCCAGGCCCTGTGCCGCCGTGCCGACGCGGGCGATGTCACCGACCTCCACTTCCACCATTTCCACACGGAAGGGCCGGCTCCCTACAGTGAGCCGCGCTACGAGGGGATCTTCTTCGAGCAGGGCTTCTTCGTCGGCCCCAACGTCCGCAAGAACGTCAACGCCGGCTATGCCGACTACCTCCCCGTGCACCTGGGCGAGAGCCAGAAGCTCTATCGCGACGGCTACATCAAGCTGGGCGCCGCCCTGGTCAACGTCTCCCTGCCCGACGAGCAGGGACGCGTGAGCCTCGGCACTTCGGTGGACTGCTCCGTGGCGGCCATCGAGACCGCCGACCTCGTGATCGGCGTGGTCAACCCCAACGTCCCGTTCGCCTACGGCGACCTCATCCCGCTGGAGAAGTTCGACTATCTCGTGCAGGACGATGCGCCGCTCGTGACGGCCGCGTTCGCCGAGCCCACCCCCACCGAGGTGCTCATCGGCAAGAACTGCGCGGCACTCGTCGAGGACGGCGACTGCATCCAGATGGGCATCGGCGCGCTGCCCAACGCCCTGGCAGCGCAGCTCGGCGGCCACAAGCACCTGGGCCTCCATACGGAAATGTTCGCCGACGGCCTGCTGCGCCTGATCAAGGCGGGCGTGATCGACGGCACCAACAAGCGCATCGACACGGGCAAGGTGGTGGCATCCTTCCTGCTCGGCTCGCAGGAGGTCTATTCCTTCATCGACCACAATCCCGACGTGCTGATGCGCGACATCAAGTACGTCAACGACCCGTATATGATCCGCCAGAACCCCGGCATGAAGGCCATCAACTCCGCCGTGGAGGTGGACCTCACCGGCCAGATCAGCGCCGATTCCATCGGCACGCGCATCTTCAGCGGCACCGGTGGCCAGGTGGACTTCGTCCGCGGCGCCACGATGTCGGAGGGCGGCAAGAGCATCACGGCTTTTGCCTCCCGCACGGTCAAGGGCAAGAACAAGATTGTCGCGGAGCTCAATGCGGGCGCCGGCGTGGTCACGCCTCGCGCGGACGCGCACTGGATCGTGACCGAGTACGGCGCCGTGGACCTCTACGGCAAGAGCCTGCAGGAGCGCGCCAAGCTGCTGATCGGCATCGCGCACCCGGACGACCGGGAAATGCTCGACCGCCAGGCCTTCGAGCGCTTCGGCCCGCACTGGCACAACTTCAGCATCTAG
- a CDS encoding RNA polymerase sigma-70 factor, ECF subfamily translates to MTRQEITEFYGKHHQRLYNISLRILKDSGEAEEVMQDTILKFVSSEGTFGSEAQVSAWLARTCIRASIDRLRSRKREEAFLADYALQEAAEEPAEEQLRGPVPDVMQIRAALESLPDPYRLVLNLVLIEGLDYREIAGLTGQKETTLRSLFSRGKNKLTLILNKI, encoded by the coding sequence ATGACAAGGCAGGAGATCACGGAATTCTACGGAAAACATCACCAGCGGCTGTACAACATCAGCCTGCGGATCCTGAAGGATTCCGGCGAGGCGGAGGAAGTGATGCAGGACACCATCCTGAAGTTTGTCTCATCCGAAGGAACGTTCGGCTCCGAAGCGCAGGTTTCCGCCTGGTTGGCCCGCACCTGCATCCGCGCTTCCATCGACCGGCTCCGCAGCCGGAAACGCGAGGAAGCCTTCCTGGCAGACTATGCCCTGCAGGAAGCGGCGGAGGAGCCGGCCGAGGAGCAGCTCCGGGGTCCCGTCCCCGACGTGATGCAGATCCGCGCGGCGCTGGAAAGCCTGCCCGATCCCTACCGCCTGGTGCTGAACCTCGTACTGATTGAAGGACTGGACTACCGCGAGATCGCCGGGCTGACCGGACAGAAGGAGACGACGCTCCGCTCGCTGTTCTCCAGAGGAAAGAACAAATTGACGCTTATATTGAACAAGATATGA
- a CDS encoding GLPGLI family protein produces the protein MLIPTAVFSQTGGPRNSIQCGYHFLKKKDPKAAPVQYLNMRLDYSDGRSVFYDQFTFERDSLRLLAFDENGSTKNQGEYQKITSLPRPRLEDVTIVDLKKSEITQCYKQATISIRGAYEMEAPAWVLTDETRTIKGYTCKKATAKYLGRTWTVWYTEDIPVPIGPWMLWGAPGLIVAAEDSESLFSFQLVWTDKLDRDDRLDFIESGFPRESYHKGATRHFVLPMKDTEQMNYRLMTDIGFLSEMTGVRLVKANEVSDRMKYIPLIPGDYWKGK, from the coding sequence ATGCTGATACCGACAGCGGTTTTCAGTCAGACGGGCGGTCCCCGCAACAGCATTCAGTGCGGTTATCATTTCTTGAAGAAGAAAGATCCGAAGGCGGCTCCGGTTCAGTACTTGAATATGCGGCTGGACTATTCCGACGGGCGGTCGGTTTTCTATGATCAATTCACGTTCGAACGGGATTCCCTGCGGCTCCTGGCCTTTGATGAGAACGGGAGTACCAAGAATCAGGGTGAATATCAGAAGATTACGTCCCTGCCCCGTCCCCGTTTGGAGGATGTGACGATCGTCGATTTAAAAAAGAGTGAGATTACGCAATGCTACAAACAGGCGACCATTTCCATCCGGGGCGCGTACGAAATGGAAGCTCCGGCCTGGGTGCTTACGGACGAAACGCGTACGATCAAAGGCTATACCTGTAAGAAAGCCACGGCCAAATATCTGGGCCGGACCTGGACTGTCTGGTACACGGAAGACATTCCGGTGCCCATCGGGCCCTGGATGCTCTGGGGTGCGCCGGGCTTGATCGTTGCTGCGGAAGACAGCGAGAGCCTTTTCAGTTTCCAGCTGGTCTGGACAGATAAGCTCGACCGCGATGACCGTCTCGATTTTATTGAGTCCGGCTTCCCCCGCGAATCGTATCACAAGGGTGCTACGAGACATTTTGTACTTCCGATGAAAGACACGGAACAGATGAATTACCGGCTCATGACGGATATCGGTTTCCTGTCAGAAATGACCGGCGTCCGTCTGGTGAAAGCAAATGAAGTTTCGGATCGGATGAAATATATTCCCCTCATTCCCGGTGACTATTGGAAAGGTAAATAG
- a CDS encoding XTP/dITP diphosphohydrolase — protein sequence MHTKEEKLAAFGRLLDTMDALREKCPWNAAQTMETIRPMTEEEVYELSDAILKGDRPGTAKEIGDLLYHLVFYARIAQEEGSFDIADSLDKVVDKMVFRHPHVFGPDAGKPTSAKEIADTWELVKAKEKDGNKTVLSGIPDAMPALLKALSMQEKARGCGFDWEQKEDVWEKVSEELGEVGEACREQDPRHMEEEFGDLLFAVINAARLYGVDPEAALSGSCSKFRRRFNYLEEQTLRKGRKLAGLTLAEMDAIWDEAKAKGL from the coding sequence ATGCACACCAAAGAAGAAAAGCTCGCAGCCTTCGGCCGGCTGCTCGACACGATGGACGCGCTGCGTGAGAAGTGCCCCTGGAACGCCGCCCAGACGATGGAGACCATCCGCCCGATGACGGAAGAGGAAGTATATGAACTGAGCGACGCCATCCTCAAGGGCGACCGCCCCGGCACGGCCAAGGAGATCGGCGACCTGCTCTACCACCTGGTCTTCTATGCCCGGATCGCGCAGGAGGAGGGGAGTTTCGACATCGCGGACAGCCTGGACAAGGTCGTGGACAAGATGGTCTTCCGCCATCCCCACGTCTTCGGACCGGACGCCGGCAAGCCGACTTCCGCCAAGGAGATCGCCGACACCTGGGAGCTCGTCAAGGCCAAGGAGAAGGATGGCAACAAGACCGTCCTGTCCGGCATCCCAGACGCGATGCCGGCCCTGCTCAAGGCCCTCTCGATGCAGGAGAAGGCCCGCGGCTGCGGCTTCGACTGGGAGCAGAAGGAGGATGTGTGGGAGAAAGTGAGCGAGGAGCTGGGCGAAGTGGGCGAGGCCTGCCGGGAGCAGGACCCGCGCCACATGGAGGAGGAATTCGGCGACCTGCTCTTCGCGGTCATCAATGCTGCGCGCCTCTATGGGGTGGACCCCGAGGCGGCGCTGAGCGGCAGCTGCAGCAAGTTCCGCCGCCGCTTCAACTACCTGGAGGAGCAGACCCTCAGGAAGGGCCGCAAGCTCGCCGGCCTGACCCTCGCCGAGATGGACGCCATCTGGGACGAAGCCAAGGCGAAAGGCCTGTAG
- a CDS encoding Putative auto-transporter adhesin, head GIN domain, which yields MKRFITLIIAAFAAVLSLSAREANASVPAQIETKDYNFAHFTELEIGFTYQVELTRSDRYAVSVEAPDFMAPYLRVELRGSRLVLSCYELPRDVRRRLDSGRYKLRAFVSMPELDVLKMSGASKLEATGEFTPRRTFVVALSGACSVSGLAARSRDASFECSGASRMAFSGSFDRVDIEISGSGNCDFDFSAKEAEVELSGASKLFAKGNITRLDVETSGASTFTMSGKVGALDCGASGASKISMEYAAANVGKVRLSGASHAVVDVRDELGFILSGASSLRYCSHDRLRIVEQNVSRASSVSSYTHASGR from the coding sequence ATGAAACGCTTCATCACCCTCATCATCGCGGCCTTCGCCGCCGTCCTGTCTCTCTCCGCCCGTGAGGCGAACGCCTCCGTCCCGGCCCAGATCGAGACCAAAGACTACAACTTCGCCCATTTCACCGAATTGGAAATCGGCTTCACCTATCAGGTCGAACTGACCCGTTCCGACCGTTACGCCGTCAGCGTGGAGGCCCCGGATTTCATGGCTCCCTACCTGCGCGTCGAGCTTCGCGGCAGCCGGCTGGTCCTGTCCTGCTATGAGCTTCCGCGCGATGTCCGCCGCCGCCTGGACAGCGGCCGCTATAAGCTCCGCGCATTCGTTTCCATGCCGGAACTGGATGTCCTGAAGATGTCCGGTGCTTCCAAACTCGAGGCCACGGGAGAATTCACGCCCCGCAGGACGTTCGTCGTCGCCCTTTCCGGCGCCTGCTCCGTTTCGGGTCTCGCCGCCCGTAGCCGGGATGCCTCCTTCGAATGCAGCGGCGCCAGCAGGATGGCCTTCTCCGGCAGCTTCGACAGGGTCGACATCGAGATCTCCGGCAGCGGCAACTGCGATTTTGACTTCAGCGCCAAAGAGGCGGAGGTGGAACTGAGCGGCGCGTCCAAGCTGTTCGCGAAGGGCAATATCACCCGTCTCGACGTGGAGACCAGCGGCGCTTCCACTTTCACCATGAGCGGAAAGGTCGGCGCCCTGGACTGCGGTGCCTCCGGCGCTTCCAAGATCAGCATGGAATATGCCGCCGCCAACGTCGGAAAGGTCCGCCTGAGCGGTGCTTCCCACGCCGTCGTGGATGTCCGTGACGAGCTCGGCTTCATCCTCTCCGGCGCCTCGTCCCTGCGCTATTGCAGCCACGACAGGCTGCGCATCGTCGAGCAGAACGTTTCCCGCGCCTCTTCGGTTTCCAGCTACACGCACGCCTCCGGCCGATAG
- a CDS encoding CarboxypepD_reg-like domain-containing protein: MTIGKVNRVILLVFSLWGLTLCEAWASYHISGVVRDQKSKEPLAGAFVLAYADNIQKGFAYSGSDGQFSLRIQDDGDVDILKVSMMGYAPVSISTEGKTSGFVIELKEQALQLSSAAVKSSPIARKGDTLSFYVHAFADGTEQVLDELINKIPGLTTNEQGTIQYDGEAINRFYVEGLDLMGGKYGVVTKNLKASDIARIDVYRNHQPINALREIDPSEKSAVNIILKESARGSWVFTGDALLGLPPFPLFDAKAMVSRFGKTSQDLYLVKGNNLGKDITQELREQPGVSDGPGFFLVNEIDGQLSSALNPSFSSLPIPREYWYDNLSGIATFNHLAKTGENTKLRLSFNAAAEKYAEQASSSETVCFEDGTSLTIDDRKSLTDRKYYFQGQATYEDNGPDRYLSESFSLSGQLRSDLSDGTGRDNYEQRYDLPSLKADNNLRLTLRRGKSALNFTSVATYIRNTHTGTYVTGGRTFDQSYLQNDFTSSHGTAWSIAAGRHSFSASAGVDLDYLDRKAVLSSSSGITDLAKAVSGPLQDHLSVFSACPSLSLRDIIAFGNVRLTLSLPAALHILQVCGKGGAVYPSVSPSVSLRYTPTANLTASAGASYGIQRSSPESLLGAVVMRNYRSLSRLDSLSRSDRVTAMAEVRYSDPVGMLFVDLSGGYGRIVRSKTASSKYLPDMTVTGYVPLQNATAMYNVDGRIRKYFGGKALMLEGSAGYDVNEMDEYLQQVLVHYTTRRFTTGGEVSSAPVDWFSIRFKVEYIRQVTEHGGAEVTSHILTGEGAMRISPFKKLRFDLDGYFRRDRIPGVTVFNRPLLKAVISWRLPKGTVYLECNNVLDIREYRRETVNAYRTVSVVNHLRGRQFLAGFRMSF, from the coding sequence GTGACTATTGGAAAGGTAAATAGAGTCATCCTGCTGGTTTTTTCCCTGTGGGGGCTGACCCTTTGCGAGGCATGGGCTTCGTACCACATCTCCGGAGTGGTACGGGACCAGAAGAGCAAAGAGCCGCTGGCGGGAGCATTTGTCCTCGCGTATGCTGACAATATCCAGAAGGGTTTTGCGTACAGCGGGTCTGATGGCCAGTTTTCTCTCCGGATTCAGGACGATGGAGATGTGGATATCCTTAAAGTCTCGATGATGGGGTATGCGCCGGTGAGCATATCGACCGAAGGCAAAACCTCCGGGTTCGTCATCGAACTGAAGGAGCAGGCACTGCAGTTAAGCTCTGCCGCTGTCAAATCGAGTCCCATCGCGCGCAAAGGCGATACGCTTTCATTCTATGTCCACGCTTTCGCCGACGGGACCGAACAGGTCCTGGACGAGCTGATCAACAAGATCCCCGGACTCACTACCAACGAGCAGGGAACCATCCAATATGACGGCGAAGCCATCAACAGATTCTACGTCGAGGGTCTTGACCTGATGGGCGGCAAATACGGCGTCGTCACCAAGAACCTCAAAGCCAGCGATATCGCCCGCATAGACGTCTATCGCAACCATCAGCCGATCAATGCTCTACGGGAGATAGACCCGTCCGAGAAGAGCGCTGTCAACATCATTCTCAAGGAAAGCGCCCGCGGCTCCTGGGTGTTTACCGGCGATGCCCTTCTCGGCCTTCCGCCGTTTCCGCTTTTTGATGCCAAGGCGATGGTCTCCCGCTTTGGGAAGACCAGCCAGGACCTTTATCTGGTCAAGGGCAACAATCTGGGAAAAGACATCACGCAGGAACTCCGAGAGCAACCGGGCGTCAGTGACGGGCCGGGATTTTTCCTTGTAAACGAGATCGACGGTCAGCTCTCTTCCGCGCTCAACCCCTCTTTCTCCAGCCTTCCCATTCCCCGGGAATACTGGTACGACAACCTTTCCGGTATCGCCACCTTCAACCATCTCGCCAAGACCGGCGAGAACACTAAGCTCCGCCTTTCCTTCAACGCCGCTGCGGAGAAATACGCTGAACAGGCATCCTCTTCGGAAACGGTCTGCTTCGAAGACGGTACATCCCTGACAATCGATGACCGAAAGTCATTGACGGACCGGAAATACTATTTTCAGGGTCAGGCTACCTATGAGGACAATGGCCCCGACAGGTATCTCTCCGAATCCTTTTCCCTTTCCGGACAATTGCGCAGCGACCTTTCTGACGGCACGGGGCGCGACAATTACGAACAGCGGTACGACCTGCCGTCCCTCAAAGCCGACAACAATCTGCGATTGACGCTCCGCCGCGGCAAAAGCGCCCTTAACTTCACCAGCGTGGCGACCTACATCCGGAATACGCACACGGGCACCTACGTCACGGGAGGACGTACGTTCGACCAGTCCTATCTGCAGAACGACTTTACGTCCAGCCATGGTACCGCCTGGAGTATTGCGGCCGGTCGGCACAGTTTCTCTGCCAGTGCTGGCGTCGATCTCGACTACCTGGACCGCAAAGCCGTCCTTTCCTCTTCCTCCGGCATCACCGATCTGGCCAAGGCGGTCTCCGGCCCGCTTCAGGATCACCTTTCCGTCTTTTCGGCCTGCCCGTCGCTGTCGCTCCGCGACATCATTGCTTTCGGCAATGTCAGACTGACCCTGTCGCTCCCGGCCGCGCTCCACATCCTGCAGGTTTGCGGGAAAGGCGGTGCGGTCTATCCCTCCGTTTCGCCTTCCGTCTCCCTCCGGTATACCCCTACGGCCAACCTTACCGCCAGTGCCGGTGCCAGTTACGGCATTCAGCGCTCTTCGCCCGAAAGCCTTCTCGGTGCCGTGGTAATGCGCAACTACCGGTCTCTTTCCCGCCTTGACAGCCTGAGCCGGAGCGACCGCGTCACGGCCATGGCTGAGGTCCGCTACTCCGACCCCGTCGGGATGCTGTTCGTTGATCTTAGCGGCGGCTACGGCCGGATCGTCCGCAGCAAGACCGCCTCCAGCAAATACCTCCCGGATATGACGGTTACCGGGTATGTGCCGCTACAGAACGCTACGGCTATGTACAACGTGGACGGGCGCATACGCAAATACTTCGGGGGAAAGGCCTTGATGCTTGAGGGCTCGGCCGGCTATGACGTGAATGAAATGGATGAATATCTCCAGCAGGTCCTGGTCCACTATACCACGCGCCGCTTCACGACCGGGGGCGAAGTCAGTTCCGCGCCCGTCGACTGGTTCAGTATTAGGTTCAAGGTGGAGTATATCCGTCAGGTCACGGAACATGGCGGCGCCGAAGTCACCAGCCATATCCTTACCGGAGAAGGCGCGATGCGTATTTCACCATTCAAAAAACTCCGCTTTGACCTTGACGGATACTTCCGGCGCGATCGCATCCCGGGTGTCACGGTGTTCAACAGACCTCTCCTTAAGGCAGTGATCTCCTGGCGGCTTCCCAAGGGAACGGTTTACCTTGAATGCAACAATGTCCTTGATATCAGGGAATACCGTCGGGAGACCGTCAACGCTTATCGTACCGTCTCCGTTGTCAACCACCTTCGCGGCCGACAGTTCCTCGCGGGCTTTAGAATGTCTTTCTAG
- a CDS encoding 16S rRNA (guanine(966)-N(2))-methyltransferase RsmD: MRIIGGRLKGKPIQPPMGYGARPTTDFAREGLFNILGNEYEFEDLQVLDLFGGTGAVSYEFASRGARRVYCIEMNRDHAAFIRREAARLGLDAVTAVHANVFDFLPICHEKFDIIFADPPYALEGLETIPDKVLSRDLLHPGCYFILEHGDEHSFVDHPFFKKEKTYGRVHFSFFEK, from the coding sequence ATGAGGATCATCGGCGGCCGTCTCAAGGGCAAACCCATCCAGCCCCCGATGGGCTATGGGGCCCGCCCCACCACGGATTTCGCCCGTGAGGGGCTTTTCAACATCCTCGGCAACGAATACGAGTTCGAGGACTTGCAGGTGCTTGACCTGTTCGGCGGCACCGGCGCCGTGTCCTACGAGTTCGCTTCGCGCGGTGCGCGCCGCGTGTATTGCATTGAGATGAACCGCGACCACGCGGCCTTCATCCGCCGCGAGGCCGCCCGGCTCGGGCTGGACGCCGTCACGGCCGTCCATGCCAACGTCTTCGACTTCCTCCCCATCTGCCACGAGAAGTTCGACATCATTTTCGCCGACCCGCCCTACGCGCTGGAGGGCCTGGAGACCATCCCGGACAAGGTCCTGTCGCGGGACCTGCTGCATCCCGGATGCTATTTCATCCTCGAACACGGCGACGAACACAGCTTCGTGGACCATCCCTTCTTCAAGAAGGAAAAGACCTACGGTCGCGTCCATTTCTCTTTTTTTGAAAAATAA